One Chloroflexota bacterium DNA segment encodes these proteins:
- a CDS encoding Gfo/Idh/MocA family oxidoreductase yields the protein MATYRVGIVGCTGIASQPARSLSHPIYGVAAPHSHAAGYNCVPATEVVAVCDLLPDRTQDFVSKWQHRWPGITQHQDYREMLARENLDIVSVVTGDDRHADITVAAAEAGARAIFCEKPLATNLADADRMIAAVEKHGVFLSVDHSRRWQPQWYEARAAIRNGAIGPVRTIVAKLGGARAMLFRNGTHLTDAICFFADGEPAWLTARYDDRFADYGPRYAGDGGHDPATDPGICAFYLFSNGVRAFYSGSQGVATGFEIEVLGETGRIRLGNAVSATIETADGVQALEPATAAVSGSAAAIEELIALVEGRGTLPQISGPYDGRRVTEILVAAVQSAAQGGAPVTFPVKE from the coding sequence ATGGCTACCTACCGCGTTGGTATCGTCGGCTGCACCGGCATTGCCAGTCAACCGGCTCGATCGCTGTCTCATCCCATTTACGGCGTTGCCGCGCCGCATTCGCATGCCGCGGGCTACAACTGCGTGCCCGCGACGGAGGTCGTCGCGGTGTGCGACCTGCTGCCCGACCGCACGCAGGATTTTGTTTCCAAGTGGCAACACCGGTGGCCGGGAATCACCCAGCACCAAGACTATCGCGAGATGTTGGCACGCGAGAACCTCGACATCGTCAGCGTGGTGACCGGGGACGACCGCCACGCCGACATCACGGTGGCCGCGGCGGAAGCCGGTGCACGCGCCATCTTCTGCGAAAAGCCGCTTGCCACCAACCTCGCCGACGCCGACCGCATGATCGCGGCCGTTGAAAAACACGGCGTCTTCCTGTCCGTCGATCACAGCCGCCGCTGGCAGCCCCAGTGGTACGAGGCGCGTGCAGCCATCCGCAACGGCGCCATCGGCCCCGTGCGCACGATTGTCGCCAAGCTCGGTGGCGCCCGCGCCATGCTCTTTCGCAACGGCACGCACCTGACGGACGCGATTTGCTTTTTCGCCGATGGTGAGCCGGCGTGGCTGACAGCCCGCTATGACGACCGCTTTGCGGACTACGGCCCGCGCTACGCCGGCGACGGCGGACACGATCCCGCCACCGACCCGGGCATTTGCGCCTTCTATCTCTTCTCGAACGGTGTACGTGCCTTCTACAGCGGCTCGCAAGGGGTCGCCACTGGTTTCGAAATTGAGGTCTTGGGAGAGACCGGCCGAATCCGCTTGGGCAATGCCGTTTCCGCCACAATCGAGACCGCCGACGGCGTGCAGGCGCTGGAGCCGGCTACGGCCGCGGTCTCCGGTAGTGCCGCCGCGATCGAAGAACTCATCGCGCTGGTTGAGGGACGTGGTACGCTGCCTCAGATTTCCGGTCCCTACGACGGACGTCGCGTGACAGAAATCCTCGTCGCTGCAGTGCAGTCCGCCGCCCAGGGCGGGGCGCCGGTCACATTCCCAGTCAAAGAATAA
- a CDS encoding TlyA family RNA methyltransferase, with protein MAEPQNRTTATMRLDRLLVEKTFFPSREKAAYAIRAGGVQVNGRTVTKPAAPVNFDAQVFVDTQSTLRIGRGEHKLAGVLEEFGIDCAGKIALDVGSGAGGFTWQLLQQGAKRVYAVDVGANQLHHELRADPRVAAYEQTDVRGLTAFSEPPHVAAVDVSFISLRLILPHVCTLTRADADIVVLLKPQFEVATIELTKGGSIHNRETQRAIRHAFVDWCAANDLVVKGEVESPIRGKHGTREFFLHLNHASVASFFPAKESGRERQSRPLA; from the coding sequence ATGGCTGAACCACAGAATCGCACCACAGCGACTATGCGACTAGACCGTCTCCTCGTCGAAAAGACTTTCTTCCCAAGCCGCGAAAAGGCCGCCTATGCCATTCGCGCCGGCGGCGTCCAGGTAAATGGCCGGACGGTAACCAAACCGGCTGCTCCGGTGAATTTCGACGCCCAAGTCTTCGTTGATACGCAGAGCACGCTCCGCATTGGACGCGGCGAACACAAACTTGCAGGGGTGCTGGAAGAGTTTGGCATAGACTGCGCCGGGAAGATAGCCCTCGATGTGGGCAGTGGCGCCGGCGGCTTCACGTGGCAACTCCTACAACAAGGCGCGAAGCGTGTCTATGCGGTTGACGTAGGCGCCAATCAACTTCATCACGAACTACGGGCAGATCCCAGGGTTGCGGCCTACGAACAAACTGACGTGCGCGGCCTGACCGCATTCTCGGAGCCACCGCACGTTGCCGCGGTAGACGTCTCTTTTATCTCGTTGCGCCTCATCTTGCCCCATGTGTGCACGCTTACCCGCGCTGACGCAGACATTGTGGTTCTCCTCAAACCGCAGTTTGAGGTGGCAACCATTGAACTGACGAAAGGCGGATCCATTCACAATCGAGAAACGCAGCGCGCCATTCGCCATGCTTTTGTCGATTGGTGCGCTGCAAACGACCTGGTGGTCAAGGGCGAAGTAGAGAGCCCGATTCGCGGCAAACATGGCACCCGCGAATTCTTCCTCCATCTCAATCACGCCTCGGTTGCGAGTTTCTTTCCCGCGAAGGAGTCTGGAAGAGAGCGGCAGTCACGTCCATTAGCTTAG
- a CDS encoding RidA family protein: MSPEDKLKELGLELRAPNAPIANYVPWVRTGNLIYLSGQGPNRAGDAEATVYDGKLGERYGIEEGYEAARQTAYNLLCALQAATGDLSKVSRIVKVLGMVNSAPDFADQPKVINGCSDLLVEVFGDKGKHARSAVGMGALPNNIPVEIEFIAEVED, encoded by the coding sequence ATGTCACCGGAAGATAAACTCAAAGAGTTGGGACTCGAACTCCGAGCGCCAAATGCACCCATCGCTAACTATGTACCGTGGGTGCGCACTGGCAATCTGATCTACCTGTCGGGTCAGGGCCCCAATCGCGCGGGCGACGCTGAAGCCACCGTATACGACGGCAAATTGGGCGAGCGCTACGGCATCGAGGAGGGCTACGAAGCGGCCCGGCAAACCGCCTACAATCTCCTCTGCGCGCTCCAGGCCGCGACCGGCGACCTCAGCAAAGTATCGCGCATTGTGAAGGTCCTCGGCATGGTAAACAGCGCGCCCGACTTTGCCGATCAGCCGAAAGTGATCAATGGCTGCTCCGACCTCTTGGTAGAAGTCTTCGGCGACAAGGGGAAGCACGCCCGGTCAGCGGTGGGCATGGGCGCACTGCCGAACAACATCCCTGTCGAGATCGAGTTTATTGCAGAAGTAGAAGACTAA
- a CDS encoding PrsW family glutamic-type intramembrane protease — protein MQPLLMFSSAVVPGLILIWFLHARPDFPQPRITLWATFGLGIVVTLPVIILAFPVSILYPVLGDLTGSLPLVLFIQAFLGAAILQESFKYVVLANFSCQRKRLAEPFDGVVYGVVASLGFAALENIAYVGEGDALGAAVRGLTSVPVHGALGAIMGYYIAQSAFNPARRGRYARLAWVIPVVLHGLYDFPLLLGELWILPLSAIVFVVSVAWAFRLVRRVQSSQRRRSQAIWGELGSRPGQFSSPHDVAIDQQGNVHVVDTINNRLQKFSADGDSLAQWGSTGQKAGEFRSPRGLTIDISGQVLLADTLNHRIQRLSAEGQPLTQWGEQGAKPGQFRSPNGVAVDSTGNIYVADTGNNRIQKFSSDGEVLAMWGSHGDGPGEFRAPVGVALDDAGWVYITDSGNHRVQKLTPDGEPSGQWGEEGEEPGQFRNPSGIALDQRGRIYVADTWNNRIQELSPDGEPLSQWGLQVAGQQGQFSDPYGVAVDDRNRVFVADTGNHRIHKLHPFSVLMASPPPEDSGSADEPA, from the coding sequence TTGCAACCACTCTTGATGTTCTCTTCCGCAGTGGTGCCGGGACTCATTCTGATTTGGTTCCTGCACGCGCGGCCGGATTTTCCCCAACCCCGCATTACCCTTTGGGCGACGTTTGGTCTGGGAATCGTGGTCACGCTGCCGGTAATCATATTGGCCTTTCCTGTTTCAATCCTCTATCCAGTGTTGGGCGATTTAACAGGCAGCCTCCCACTGGTACTGTTTATCCAGGCGTTTCTTGGCGCAGCGATTCTCCAAGAATCGTTTAAGTACGTAGTGCTTGCCAATTTCTCCTGCCAGCGTAAGCGGCTGGCGGAACCTTTCGATGGGGTGGTTTACGGCGTAGTCGCTTCGCTTGGCTTTGCCGCGCTGGAGAATATTGCCTACGTGGGGGAAGGAGATGCACTGGGAGCGGCGGTACGCGGGCTCACCTCGGTGCCGGTGCATGGCGCGCTCGGTGCCATTATGGGTTACTACATCGCGCAGAGCGCATTCAATCCCGCGCGCCGGGGTCGCTATGCTCGTTTGGCGTGGGTGATTCCGGTAGTGCTGCACGGTTTGTATGACTTCCCCTTGTTGCTTGGCGAACTATGGATTCTCCCGCTTTCAGCTATAGTCTTTGTCGTCTCGGTGGCGTGGGCATTCCGATTGGTCCGCCGAGTCCAGTCGAGTCAGCGTCGCCGCAGCCAGGCGATTTGGGGAGAGCTTGGATCGAGGCCCGGTCAGTTCAGTTCTCCGCATGACGTAGCAATCGATCAGCAGGGAAATGTCCATGTGGTCGATACGATCAATAATCGCCTGCAGAAGTTCTCAGCCGACGGGGATTCACTAGCACAGTGGGGGAGTACGGGACAAAAAGCAGGCGAATTTCGTTCGCCGCGCGGTTTGACCATTGACATAAGTGGACAGGTACTCTTGGCCGATACGCTCAATCATCGGATTCAGAGACTCTCCGCAGAAGGTCAGCCGTTGACGCAATGGGGCGAGCAAGGCGCAAAGCCCGGCCAATTCCGTTCGCCCAACGGCGTTGCAGTGGACTCTACAGGCAACATCTACGTTGCCGACACCGGCAATAACCGCATTCAGAAATTCTCCTCTGACGGCGAGGTGCTTGCAATGTGGGGTTCCCACGGCGACGGTCCAGGGGAATTCCGCGCACCGGTTGGAGTTGCTCTGGATGACGCAGGGTGGGTTTACATCACCGACTCCGGAAACCATAGGGTACAGAAGCTCACTCCCGACGGTGAACCCAGCGGACAATGGGGTGAGGAAGGGGAGGAACCAGGTCAGTTTCGCAATCCAAGCGGCATTGCCCTAGACCAGCGCGGCAGAATCTACGTTGCGGATACCTGGAACAACCGCATTCAGGAATTGTCACCCGATGGTGAACCGCTTTCGCAATGGGGCCTCCAGGTGGCCGGCCAGCAGGGGCAGTTTTCGGATCCCTATGGAGTCGCCGTTGACGATCGCAATCGCGTATTCGTTGCGGATACCGGAAACCACCGCATCCATAAGCTGCATCCATTTAGCGTCCTGATGGCGAGCCCCCCACCTGAGGATTCCGGCTCTGCCGACGAGCCGGCTTGA
- a CDS encoding NAD(P)/FAD-dependent oxidoreductase, with protein MAGDIDVAIVGGGHNGLVAATYLARAGLAVHVFERRPFTGGAAITEELWPGFKFSTCAHMVHGIHPKIYKDFRLLERGLEVIPRQGIQVLPDNTYFGPTTHDSPRNRALQLTPAEREGQRRYGEFKNTLQRAISPYRLQPPPTLAEVRAKVAGTPAADVLEKALTTRIYDLQDEFLPDGHLKNRLGYEAGAIGRNPWGFQLAYASLNAADEKTGIKPPNGYVRGGVGVVSQLFRESAEDAGVTIHTDHEVEEFLVEGGKVVGIQLANGGEVRSRVVASNLDPKRTFLRLMPEEHLDAGFRHRIQGLTSTSVAINSLR; from the coding sequence GTGGCAGGTGATATTGACGTAGCAATAGTCGGCGGCGGCCACAACGGTCTCGTTGCCGCGACCTATCTGGCGCGTGCCGGACTTGCGGTGCATGTATTCGAACGCCGCCCCTTTACCGGGGGCGCCGCGATCACGGAAGAGTTGTGGCCGGGCTTCAAGTTTTCCACCTGCGCCCATATGGTCCACGGTATACACCCAAAGATTTATAAGGACTTCCGCCTCCTCGAACGCGGCCTGGAGGTGATTCCCCGCCAGGGCATCCAGGTGCTGCCGGACAATACGTACTTCGGGCCGACCACCCACGATTCGCCCCGCAATCGCGCGCTGCAACTGACACCGGCGGAGCGCGAAGGGCAGCGGCGCTACGGGGAGTTCAAGAACACACTGCAGCGCGCGATTTCACCCTACCGGCTGCAACCGCCACCTACGCTGGCAGAGGTGCGCGCCAAAGTCGCTGGAACACCCGCGGCCGATGTGCTGGAAAAAGCTTTGACCACGCGCATTTATGACCTGCAGGACGAGTTTCTGCCGGACGGTCATTTAAAGAACCGTCTCGGCTATGAAGCGGGCGCTATCGGCAGAAATCCGTGGGGCTTTCAGCTTGCTTACGCATCACTCAATGCCGCGGATGAGAAAACAGGCATCAAGCCGCCAAACGGCTACGTGCGCGGTGGCGTTGGGGTGGTGAGCCAACTCTTCAGAGAATCCGCAGAGGATGCCGGTGTGACAATCCATACCGACCACGAGGTCGAGGAATTTCTGGTAGAAGGCGGTAAGGTCGTTGGCATTCAGTTGGCAAATGGCGGCGAAGTGCGGAGCCGTGTCGTTGCCTCCAATCTTGACCCCAAACGCACCTTCCTGCGACTCATGCCCGAAGAGCACTTGGACGCCGGTTTCCGCCACCGCATTCAGGGACTTACTAGCACGTCAGTTGCTATAAATTCCTTGCGGTGA
- a CDS encoding extracellular solute-binding protein, with amino-acid sequence MSNKVETLTRRKLLVAASSIPVVAALAACGTATVQPEMAGEKPAEQKAEAAPQPAEPVDVVFVPNPAFRFHEEGHVSNGLMEAFSAEFANINLLVEPYTGNRNEAFAAAAAGNIPYDVVTGGEGTPIDRGLQGTVLHLNDYIKATALDMDDVWEGLMEPVIWRDGRVFGMPYGPDMRVLYMNIDLYLNGGLDPAVGPQTWDEFEEAIQKTTQKDAAGKLTVAGFPPDWGSNGTWLFMLPLLQLGGSRTNDDRTKMTFNTPEGIEAFTFVKRLWDLQDGFAAIKEFQESARPSGRDRGAALVNAKCASIYMTYAERKQQIRPIDPDYEFGYTGFPLPANAARQVSLGGAWIHMVSGWTEVAEESFALLEFLARPENTLAFTKTFDRVPVRKSATLSEEFHENDPFVLHMSENMQYRTSTLGFGVPGSDQMRIEVLTGGWVGSIWNGEVGIQEALATAEEQMNIIAEDWRKELGL; translated from the coding sequence ATGTCCAATAAGGTGGAGACGTTGACACGACGAAAGCTGCTAGTTGCAGCCAGCAGTATTCCTGTCGTGGCTGCCCTTGCAGCTTGCGGCACGGCAACAGTACAACCTGAGATGGCGGGTGAAAAGCCAGCGGAGCAGAAGGCCGAAGCAGCGCCGCAACCGGCCGAGCCGGTGGACGTGGTATTCGTGCCGAATCCCGCATTCAGGTTCCATGAAGAGGGCCACGTATCCAACGGCTTGATGGAGGCGTTCAGCGCAGAATTCGCCAACATCAATCTGCTCGTAGAACCCTATACGGGCAACCGTAATGAGGCATTCGCGGCGGCTGCCGCCGGGAACATTCCGTATGACGTGGTGACCGGCGGCGAAGGCACGCCGATTGACCGGGGACTGCAGGGCACCGTCCTGCACCTGAATGACTACATCAAGGCTACCGCCCTGGATATGGACGACGTCTGGGAAGGCTTGATGGAGCCAGTAATCTGGCGCGACGGCCGGGTGTTCGGCATGCCGTACGGCCCAGACATGCGCGTGCTTTATATGAACATCGATCTCTATCTCAATGGCGGACTGGACCCGGCGGTCGGACCGCAGACGTGGGACGAATTTGAGGAAGCCATTCAAAAGACGACGCAGAAAGACGCTGCTGGCAAGCTTACGGTCGCGGGTTTTCCGCCGGACTGGGGCTCAAACGGCACGTGGCTCTTCATGCTCCCCCTATTGCAGCTTGGCGGTAGTCGTACGAACGATGACCGCACCAAGATGACCTTCAATACACCTGAGGGTATTGAAGCCTTTACGTTCGTTAAGCGGTTGTGGGACCTGCAGGATGGATTCGCTGCCATCAAGGAATTCCAAGAATCAGCACGGCCCTCCGGCAGAGATCGGGGTGCAGCGCTCGTCAATGCGAAGTGCGCCAGCATCTACATGACGTATGCCGAGCGCAAGCAGCAGATTCGCCCGATTGACCCGGACTATGAGTTTGGGTACACGGGATTCCCCTTGCCGGCCAATGCGGCGCGCCAAGTAAGCCTCGGCGGCGCCTGGATCCATATGGTCTCCGGCTGGACGGAAGTGGCGGAAGAGTCCTTTGCGTTGCTTGAGTTCTTGGCGCGGCCCGAAAACACGCTGGCGTTCACCAAGACCTTCGACCGTGTGCCGGTGCGCAAGTCGGCGACGCTGTCCGAGGAATTCCACGAGAACGACCCGTTTGTGCTCCACATGTCTGAGAACATGCAATATCGCACCTCGACCCTGGGCTTTGGCGTGCCCGGTTCCGATCAGATGCGCATCGAGGTGCTTACAGGCGGTTGGGTCGGCTCAATCTGGAACGGCGAGGTGGGCATTCAGGAAGCTCTTGCCACGGCTGAAGAGCAGATGAACATTATCGCTGAGGACTGGCGCAAAGAGCTTGGGCTTTAG
- a CDS encoding DUF3604 domain-containing protein: MTNFSAHTVLSTELDGRECHTPHAVRSGNTVWAVWQGYQQDKEHIYARASHSGELTPLETVTPKEGRNHSPYIGLVQDVPTSVWISQDLWETYAVYGSTRSISGWETPQKLESEGFVVSLHADSAAGRMAAVWCEAATPGAYKVRFAANTGSGWSDPIDITTAAGWVQRPEVAVTNDGYWVAWDAYIDGKFGIYCVFVEQDGSIGAREVVTDRAAESEMVTAEAWQLVPSLTIDNDDNPWITWLCRQEVVSDGNVLDQWPVARVARRADGQWQLVEDANGSPDLGVLAWGMLEWQGLGVWGYLGRRRKPLVVASPDGGVWLLWERKELPNGSTTTTGGVLCGRYIDATKGQSAPDVQETRSIAVGPRYYTPVANEAVDGRNELWVTARVAPEISVEDVCLVALTLGDAPRFLDEGRWFGWSPASPGGPRTDTRPGGGIQISSENARAGTREPELTLFWADLHVHSTHSADAEGYVDELIAYARDVAQLDCVAFSDNDKHLLSLTASEYDLDYHFALHFRHLSDLLVLPAFEWSQMSRASGSRTSNHRTVIAGREQLPLLRYTEVEGEPLAALAAHAERYGAILHPHHEHWEFLSDSWTETNMEVCSGWRVHMLDPAYREKIHQVLKSGRKLGFIGCSDGHRRTAGTGGGLTGIYAEDLSRTAILDALRKHRCFATDGSRIGIQLWVNGVFMGGEGRTQDAPEIQWNVQLTELPATITLVRDGEAIRSWEATEQQASGRHTDEEAAPGEHFYYLNVEQSMGWRSHISNVAPAWGPRAWSSPVWVEFNP; encoded by the coding sequence ATGACGAACTTTAGCGCGCACACGGTACTTTCGACGGAGCTTGATGGCCGTGAGTGCCACACACCCCACGCCGTGCGCAGCGGTAACACAGTGTGGGCTGTATGGCAGGGGTACCAGCAAGACAAAGAGCACATTTACGCACGAGCTTCACATAGTGGTGAGCTGACTCCCCTTGAAACGGTTACCCCAAAGGAAGGTAGGAATCACTCGCCCTACATTGGACTAGTGCAGGACGTGCCGACGAGCGTTTGGATTTCCCAGGATCTTTGGGAAACCTATGCCGTTTACGGGTCTACACGTTCTATTTCGGGGTGGGAAACACCACAAAAGCTGGAAAGTGAAGGTTTTGTCGTCTCCTTGCACGCAGATTCTGCCGCAGGACGCATGGCCGCGGTGTGGTGTGAGGCCGCAACGCCAGGAGCATATAAGGTTCGTTTCGCCGCCAACACGGGTAGCGGCTGGTCGGATCCCATAGACATAACTACTGCCGCCGGTTGGGTGCAGCGGCCGGAAGTCGCTGTTACCAACGACGGTTACTGGGTTGCCTGGGATGCCTATATAGACGGAAAATTCGGAATCTATTGTGTTTTCGTTGAGCAAGATGGATCAATTGGCGCGCGGGAGGTCGTAACCGACCGGGCTGCTGAATCGGAAATGGTAACGGCGGAAGCTTGGCAGCTTGTGCCATCCCTCACGATAGACAATGACGACAACCCTTGGATCACGTGGCTCTGCAGGCAGGAGGTTGTAAGCGATGGGAATGTGCTCGACCAGTGGCCTGTGGCGAGAGTGGCGCGGCGTGCAGACGGTCAGTGGCAGCTTGTAGAAGATGCCAACGGATCGCCGGACCTCGGAGTCTTAGCCTGGGGCATGCTTGAATGGCAGGGCTTGGGCGTATGGGGGTATCTCGGTAGACGACGTAAGCCATTGGTTGTTGCAAGCCCGGATGGTGGCGTCTGGTTGCTCTGGGAGCGGAAAGAACTGCCAAACGGTAGTACCACCACGACAGGGGGCGTGCTCTGTGGACGCTATATTGATGCCACCAAGGGCCAATCTGCTCCCGATGTTCAGGAAACGCGGTCTATTGCAGTTGGGCCTCGATACTATACACCGGTTGCCAACGAGGCTGTTGATGGGCGCAACGAACTATGGGTAACTGCGCGTGTGGCCCCTGAGATATCTGTGGAAGACGTTTGCCTGGTCGCTCTTACTCTTGGTGATGCACCTCGCTTCCTCGACGAAGGGCGGTGGTTCGGATGGAGTCCGGCCTCACCGGGTGGGCCGCGAACCGATACCCGGCCTGGCGGGGGAATCCAAATCAGCAGCGAGAATGCTCGAGCAGGTACAAGGGAACCGGAACTCACCCTCTTTTGGGCAGACTTGCATGTCCACTCGACTCATTCCGCCGATGCGGAGGGGTATGTTGACGAACTGATAGCTTATGCGCGCGATGTAGCTCAGTTGGACTGTGTGGCGTTCTCGGATAACGACAAGCACCTCCTCAGTCTTACGGCATCGGAATACGATTTGGACTATCACTTTGCGCTTCACTTCAGGCACTTAAGTGACCTCCTGGTGCTGCCGGCGTTCGAATGGTCGCAGATGAGTCGTGCTTCCGGCTCTAGGACTTCGAATCACCGCACGGTGATAGCCGGAAGAGAGCAACTGCCGCTCTTGCGCTATACCGAGGTAGAAGGGGAACCGCTTGCGGCACTCGCCGCGCATGCTGAACGGTACGGCGCGATCCTGCACCCACATCACGAGCATTGGGAGTTCTTGTCAGACTCGTGGACCGAAACGAATATGGAGGTCTGCTCGGGCTGGCGCGTGCACATGCTCGATCCGGCGTACCGGGAGAAGATTCACCAAGTGCTGAAGAGCGGGCGCAAGTTGGGGTTCATTGGCTGCAGCGACGGTCATCGTCGTACGGCAGGGACTGGCGGCGGTCTGACCGGCATCTATGCTGAAGACCTGAGTCGTACGGCAATACTCGATGCCTTGCGGAAGCATCGGTGTTTTGCGACCGACGGTTCCCGCATTGGCATTCAGCTTTGGGTTAACGGCGTCTTCATGGGAGGCGAAGGCAGAACTCAGGACGCGCCGGAAATCCAGTGGAATGTACAGCTTACGGAATTGCCCGCAACCATCACGCTGGTGCGCGACGGCGAGGCGATCAGGTCGTGGGAGGCAACCGAACAACAGGCTTCCGGCCGGCATACGGACGAAGAGGCGGCACCTGGCGAGCACTTCTACTATCTCAATGTAGAACAGTCCATGGGCTGGCGGAGCCATATCTCCAATGTTGCGCCCGCTTGGGGTCCGAGAGCGTGGTCAAGCCCCGTCTGGGTGGAATTCAACCCGTAG